The following nucleotide sequence is from Candidatus Margulisiibacteriota bacterium.
CATCTGCCGAGAGCGGTTCGCCTTTACTGATAAAATACGGCGCCCCGGCAAAACTGTCATTATAATTATTTGTCATAAAAATATCCCCTCTTGTTTTTTATTCCAGTTGTTCATCTAAATGAACACGATAGGAAGTATAGCATATATTATCTGTTCATGCAAGTGAACATTTCTTTAGGAAAACGGGTGCGCAAGCTGCGTCTAGCCACCGGCAAATCCCTCAACATTTTCTGTTTTGAGAATGATATTTTAAAAGCCACGCTCAGCAA
It contains:
- a CDS encoding helix-turn-helix domain-containing protein, producing MQVNISLGKRVRKLRLATGKSLNIFCFENDILKATLSNIENGFNTNPKLDQLRRIAAGLELTVAELLKGVC